A region from the Alosa alosa isolate M-15738 ecotype Scorff River chromosome 7, AALO_Geno_1.1, whole genome shotgun sequence genome encodes:
- the LOC125297107 gene encoding histone H3 → MARTKQTARKSTGGKAPRKQLATKAARKSAPATGGVKKPHRYRPGTVALREIRRYQKSTELLIRKLPFQRLVREIAQDFKTDLRFQSSAVMALQEASEAYLVGLFEDTNLCAIHAKRVTIMPKDIQLARRIRGERA, encoded by the coding sequence ATGGCAAGAACCAAGCAGACAGCCCGCAAATCTACCGGAGGTAAGGCTCCGAGGAAGCAGCTCGCCACCAAGGCTGCGCGTAAAAGCGCACCAGCAACCGGTGGAGTGAAGAAGCCTCACCGATACAGGCCTGGTACCGTAGCTCTGAGAGAGATCCGTCGTTACCAGAAGTCCACTGAGTTGCTTATCCGCAAGCTGCCTTTCCAGCGTCTGGTGAGAGAAATTGCTCAGGACTTCAAGACTGATCTGCGCTTCCAGAGCTCTGCAGTCATGGCTCTTCAGGAGGCTAGCGAGGCTTATCTGGTCGGTCTGTTCGAGGATACTAACCTGTGCGCCATCCACGCTAAGAGGGTCACCATCATGCCCAAAGACATCCAGCTGGCTCGTCGTATCCGTGGGGAGCGTGCTTAA